The genomic DNA CGCCATCATCCAACTGGCACGAGCCCGCGGAGCGATCCCCTACGCCGTCTCCAGCGCCGGCAAGGAGGAGGCGCTGCGGGAGATCGGCGCCGAGGACGTCATCCTGCGAGACACCGAGGACCTGGTCGCCGAGGTCGAGCGAGTCATCGACGGTCCGGTGGACGTGGTGGCCGATCTGGTCGCGGGCCCGATGTTCAACGACCTGCTGCGGATCCTGCGCCCGGAGGGCCGCTACAGCACCGCCGGCGCCATCGGCGGCCCCGTGGTCGACCTCGACCTGCGCACGATGTACCTCAAGCAGCTCGAGCTGCACGGCTCCTCCCAGGGGACCCGCACCGCCTTCCGACGCCTGGTGGACTACATCCAGGACGGCACCATCCGTCCGCTGCTGGACCGCACCTTCCCGCTGTCGGAGTTCCACGAGGCCCAGAGCACGTTCATGGGCAAGTCGTACATCGGAAAGCTGGTCGTCGTGCCCGACCGGCACTGGGAGACCGTGGGGGCGCCGTATGGATCGTGAACGAGTCGTCGAGCTGATCGACACCCAGTCCGGCGGCGACGTCAGCCGCATCGTCACCGCCGGCATCGAGCCGTTGCCGGGCCGCAGTGCGCTGGAGAAGGCCCGCTACCTCCAGAGCGAGGGCGACGGCCTGCGCCGGCTGCTGCTCTCGGAACCGTACGGGGACCCGGCGATGTCGGTGGATCTCATCGTCGAGCCGGGCCATCCCGAGGCGCAGGCCGGCTACATCATCATGGAGGCCATGGGGTACCCGATGTATTCCGGGTCCAACACCATCTGCGCCGCGACCGCCCTGCTGCAGAGCGGGATGATCGAGATGACCGAAGGTCTGCAGGACGTGGTCCTGGAGTCCCCGGCGGGACTGGCCCGGATCACTGCTCGCAATGTCGGCGGGCGCGTCGAGTCGATCACCACCCAGGGCGAGCCCGCCTACGTCGCCGAGCGCGGGCTGTCGGTGGACGTCCCCCACTACGGCCGCGTGGAGTTCGACCTGGTGTGGAGTGGCGCCTACTTCGCGATGATCCATGCCGCCGACCACGGCTTCGAGCTCACGCCCGACGAACAGATCGCCCTGACCGCCTTCGGTGACGCCTTCGTGCGCACCGCCCGCCCGGGACTGCGCCAGGAGCACCCGACCCTGGGGGACGTCGGCCCGCTGCCGTTCGTCCACTTCATGGGGCGGGTCCGGACCCTGGAGAACGGCAAGGTCGAATCCCGTTCGGCGACCTACGTCCACCCCGGCGTGATCTGTCGGAGCCCCACGGGCACCGGCACCTCCGCGCGGCTCGCACTGATGGCGGGGCAGGGGGATCTCGGGCCCGGGGACACGCTGGAGACGATCTCGCCGCGGGGCAATCGCTTCCTCGGCACCGTGATCGGCGACACCGTCGTCGGAGACTTCCCCGCCTGGAACTCGACGATCACGGGCCGGGCCCGGCTGATGGCGCACTCCCGTATCACCGTGGACCTCGATGATCCGCTGGTGGACGCCTCGGACCTGGAGCTGCTGCTGAGCCCGTGAGGAGGGGTGCCCCCGAACTCGGCCCGGTCTGCGCGGTCCCGATGATGCTCGCCGGACACCCGCCGGCAGATTTGCTCGATTGCGGATCCTGGTTGGTTGGCCACTCGGGACCCGTTTCGCTCCCGTAGACGCAGATGCGCTCGAGATAACGGCGAGCCGTGCGGAAGAGCGATACCTGACGCGTGGGTAAAACCATCGTCACCCCAGGCCAGGGTTACGCGCTGTCAACGTATGCTGCCTGGGTAGCGCATCTGAGTTTCGCGTGAGACGGAATGTGATGTGCGCATTCCTGCCCAGTTAGTCATCGACGCGCGTGCGCTTCGGCGGCTAGGCGCACGAACTCCTCGTGGCCGACTTCGGGGGAGAACCCGAGTAGTTCGTGCGCCCGCACATTGGACGTCGTGTAGCTCGGGGCGGCGTCGGACGGGAACGTGACGTCGACCGTCCGCAGTCCGGCGGCACCGGCGAGGTCACGGCTGAACTGGGCGAGATCGGCGGACGTGTCCGGGCCGAGACCGATGACCTCGTGCGCGGTGGTCCCTGCCTCGAGAGCGAGCACGACGCCGTGCGCGAGGTCGGCGGTGGCCAGGATGCCCATCTGCACCGGGGCGCCGTCCTCGCGGTGGGCGACTAGCAGCGTCCCATCGTCGTGCGACGCCGGCTCGAGTGCGGCGACGACCGCCGCACGACCTGCGGCACGCTCGCGTCCGATGCGCCGGGAGGCGAAGAATCGAGGTCCGGAGAAGAACGAATCGGGATTGAGGACTTCCGCAGGGTCCTGGGTGTGGGAGAACCGCAATACCACCGTCGCCCAGCCGGCGTGGGTGCTCGCGAACTCCACGAGATCCTCCGCGAGGACCTTGGAGACCCCATACCAGGTGCGCGGTCGTCGTGGATGCTGCTCGTCGAGCGGCTGGTACTCAGGAGCGTTCTCCGGGTAGACCTCGCCGGTACTGGCCAGAATGAAGCGGCTCACCCGCGAGCCTTCCAGCGCGCGGATCAGCCGATGGGTGCCGGTGACATTGGCTGAGAAGACCGCGTCGGCCTGCTCTGAGTCCCAGGACATATATGCCCCGAGGTGGGCGACGGCGTCGAGATTTGCCAGTCGGGGATCCTGGGCGGGCAGGTTCACCAGATCGTCCGTCAAGTACTCCATGCCGACGGCGGGGGAGGCGGCCGGCACGCGGTCGATTCCCAGCACCTGGTGGCCTCGGTCGACGAGTTCCTGGGCGACGGCCCTACCGACTCTTCCGGCGGCTCCGGTGACGGCGATGCGCATGTGTTCCTTCTTCCTGGGGTGTTCTCAGTGGATCGGGGAGGGGCCGACGCGAGTCCTTCGACGGGCGGCCCGCGGTAGGAGAGCGCGCGGTGTGCTTCCGATGTCACTCGATGGCGAGCGGCGCGTCGTAGGTCTCGCGGGCGCGCAGGACGGCGATCAAGGTAACCAGTGCCGCCGCCATGACGTAGAACGCCGGGGCGAAGGTGTTGCCGGTCGACGTGATGAGAAAGGTGGCGAAGAACGGGGTGATGCCACCGAAGACCGCAACGGAGATGTTGTAGGCGATCGCCATGGACCCGTAGCGGATGTTCGTCGGGAACAGCTCCGCCATCGCGGCGCTCATCGCGCCGTCGAAGGCGGCCATGAAAACCCCGAGGATTATCAAGGCTCCCGCCGCGGCGAGGAAGTGCCCCGAAGACATGAGGGTCAGCGTCGGGTAGGTGAACACGATGAACCCGGCGCAGCCCGCGATCATCACAGGGCGACGGCCCACCGTGTCGCTCAGCAGACCGAAGAGCGGGACCATGAGCATGATGAAGAGGAGCCCGATCACCAGCGCGCCGTAGCTCGAGATCGCCGAGTAGCCCAGTTCGGTCTGCAGGTAGGAGGGCATGAATGTCTGCAGGGTCCAGTGTCCGACCGCCTTGACGACCACGAAGCAGACGCAGAACAGCAGCGCCTTCCATGAAGTTTGCAGGGAGGTGCGAAGGGGGTTTCCGACGACCTTCCCCTTCTCCTTCACGGCGCGGAACTCGGGGGTGTCCTCGAGCTTCATCCGAAGGTAGAGGCTGACCAGCCCCAGTGGGACGGCGACGAGGAAGAGAGCGCGCCATCCCCAGCTGTTCAGGGCGTCCTCCCCGAGCAGTGCCGTGAAGGCGAGGACGAGCCCCGCGCCGACCACGAAGGCCAGGAACCCGAAGACGTCCACGAAGCTCGAGACGAATCCGCGACGGTTCGGCGGGGCGTACTCGGCCAGCAGGGCGGTCGCGCCGGAGCTCTCGCCCCCGGCCGCGAATCCTTGGACCAGTCGCAGAATCACCAGGAGGATGGGGGCGATGACCCCGATGTTCTGCCACGTCGGCAGGACGCCCATCAGGGCGGTGGCCACACTGGTGATGAGTACGACGAGCGCGAGGGTGGTTCTTCTCCCGAGGCGGTCGCCCATGGAGCCGAAGAACAGTCCGCCGAGCGGCCGCATCACGAATCCGGCGCCGAAGACGGCGAAGGCCGAGAGTAGGGCGGCGTGGGTGTCGCCTGCCTTGAAGAAGTGCAGGCTGATCGCGGTGGCAAGGGTGCCGTACAGGCCGAAGTCGAACCACTCGACGAAGTGCCCGGCGCCGGCGGCGATGACTACCTTGCCAAGAGGCTGTGGGTGGCCCTCATGGGGGGAGGGCCGGGGCGCGACGTCTGCCGTCGCATCTGATCCCTGTGTCATGGATAGCTTCCTCACTATGCCGCGGGGTGACGGGAGAAGGCGCCTCGGCCGTGTCGTCACGGATGGCCGGTCTTGTCGTCGCCTTGGGTGGCGGGCACCGCCTCCGTGACGGGGCGCGATCACCGTCCCTGAGCGTATCACTCAACGGGTCATGCCTATCACTGAGTGGTTTGAGCATCGCGCAGAGTGCTAGCCTCGAATCATGCGGCATATCAAGGAAGACGTGGACATCGTGGTCGTCGGCGGCGGACTGGCGGGGACGTCCGCCGCGGTTGCTGCGGCGCGACTGGGGTCCCGCGTTGCGCTGGTGACGAACCGTCCAGTCCTGGGAGGCAATTCCTCGAGCGAGATCCGGGTCTGGGTGGTGGGGGCGACCGCGCACGGTACCCAGCGCTTCGCCCGGGAGACCGGGATCATGGGCGAGCTGTTCCTGGAGAACCAGTTCCGCAATCCACAGGGCAACCCGTACTACTGGGATCAGACCGTGCTGGACCTGGTGCGCGCGGAGCCGAACATCTCCCTTCACCTGAACACCGACGTCCGGACCCTCGACATGGAGGGCGAGGGGGTCATCCGCTCCGTCACGGGCTGGACGATGGGCAGCGAGATCGAGACCGAGCTGTCCGCCCCTGTCTTCCTGGACTGCACCGGGGACGGACTCGTCGGCCACCTCGCGGGGGCACAGTACCGAGTGGGGCGCGAATCGCAGGACGAGTACGGGGAGACCTGGGCGCCCGAGCAGGCCGACCGCGAGCTCCTGGGCAGCTCCCTGTTCTTCTACACCCATGACACCGGGGCGCCGGAGAAGTTCGTCCCGCCGAACATCGCGAAGGACATCTCAAAGACCCCCATTCCTCGAAACCGGATCATCCGCACCGGCGACAACGGCTGCAACTACTGGTGGATCGAGTGGGGCGGGGAAGTCGACACCGTCGATGAGAACGAGCGGATCCGCGACGAGCTTTGGTCGGTCGTGTACGGGATCTGGGACCACATCAAGAATTCCGGCGACTTCGACGCCGATACCCTCACCCTCGAATGGGTGGGCGCCATCCCGGGGAAGCGGGAGTACCGCCGATTCCTCGGCGATTACGTGCTCACCCAGCAGGACATCCTCCAGCAGCGCAGCTTTCCCGATGCCGTTGCCTTCGGAGGCTGGTCGATCGACCTGCACCCTGTCGAAGGCGTCTATGCGGAGAAGCCCGGCGCGCAGCAGCGGTACAGCAATGGGACCTACGCGATCCCGTATCGGAGCCTGTACTCCCGCAATGTCGACAATCTTCTCTTCGCCGGTCGCAATATCTCCGCGAGCCACATCGCTTTCGGCAGCACCCGCGTCATGGCCACCTGCTCCACGCTGGGCCAGGCGGCCGGTACCGCTGCGCACCTGAGCGCCCACCTCGGGACCACCCCGCGCGCTCTCGGTCAGGATCACCTGCCCGAGCTGTTGCGTACCTTGCACCGGGAGGACGCCCCGGTCATCGGCCTGCACGCCACCGATGACGAGGACCTCGCCCGATCGGCCACGATCACAGCGAGCAGCGAATTGACGACCATCGACACCGTGCCGTCCGCCTCGTCGGACCGATTCCCGCTGGACCGGGACGTCGCCCTGGTCGTTCCCGTCGACCCAGCGCTGGAGAGCATTACGCTGCGCGCCACGGCGGAGGCGCCGGCGTCGACGACCGTGGAGCTGTGGGACACGGGTAAACCCCAGAACTATGTGCCCGTGGCGAGGATCGCAGCGACGCAGGTGGAGGTCCCGGTGGGTGAGGGGGAGGTCACGGCGAGATTCGATTGGGCTCCGGAGACGCCGCGGAACGCCGTCCTCGTCGTTTCGGCGACCCCCGGGGTGGCCCTGCATCTGACCGATGGCAATCCGTACGGGCTTCTCGCCCTGACTCGGAAGCAGGCTTGGGACGCCCAGTTCGACCATCAGATTCCCAGTGAGGAGGGCGAGCTCGTCACCCAGTGGGAGGCGCGTCCTCTCCGCGGGCGGTCCTTCGCCGGCCGGATCGCTCCGGACACCAACGCCTACCGGGCGGCTGCGGTCGCCGACGGCTACCAGCGCCCCTATGGCGGCCCGCACCTCTGGTCTTCCGAGGCGGTCTTCGCCCCAGCAGGTCAAACCGATAGGGCATCCGATGTTGCGCTGGACGCTATGGCGGCGCCCAGCCTCACCCTGAGATGGGACGCGCCCGTCCGGATCGGTTCTGTGCGGATCGTGCTGAACGACGACGTCGACACCGACCTCATCAATCTCCACCACCATCGGACGAAGGACGAGGTTATGCCGACGCTGGTGCGTGACTACCGGCTCGAGGGGAGCGTGGACGGGGAGTGGAGGGAGCTGGCAGGGGTGCGGGACAATCGCATCCGCCACCGCATCCATGACGTGTCCGCGGGCGAGTATGACGCCCTGCGTCTCGTGGTCGAGGGGACCAACGGCTCTCCCTACGCGATGGTTCAGGCGATCAAGGTCTACGCGAATCCCAGCGCCCGGACCACGCTTCCGTGACCAGGAATGTGAGCTGCGCACCGCAGCCGGGCACGGGTCCAGGAGAATGTCGCCATGGCTAACACCCCGTCGAACCAGAGCATCGAACGCGCCGTTGCCGTCCTCCAGGCGATCGGCACGGCGGACGCCGAGTCGGTGCGCGCCTCGGACATCGCACGGATCATCGATCTCGGGGCCTCGACGACGGGCCGAATCCTCGCGACCCTCGAAAACCTCGGATACGTGCGACGAGGACCGCAGGGCTACCGCATCGGCACCGCGGCGCTGCTATTGGCGAGCCAAGGACTGAACCACGACCCGGTGCATCGGGAATCCCGTGCCCGCGCGCAAGAGCTCGCCCAGCGCATCGGCCTGACCTCGAATGTGGGCGTACGGGACGAGGGTCGAGCGATCTACTTGTGCCACTTCGAGGGCGCCCGCGCCTCGAAGTCCCACACGATGATCGGTATGGACCAGCCGCTACATGCTTCGGCGCTCGGCAAGTGCCTGCTGCTCGATCTGAGCGAGCAGGAGCGGATCAGTCTCCTCGGCGATCTCCCGAAGTACACCGAGCGCACCATTACCGATCACGCGGACCTCGGCGCTGACCTCGACGTGGCGCGCCGCCGTGGATGGGCGATGGAGGACCAGGAGGTGGCCCTCGGTCGTTTTTGCGCCGCCGCCCCGATCCGCGACGCGCGAGGCCGAATCGTTGCCGCCCTCTCGATATCCGGCCGCATCAGCGACCTACGATCCCTCGATCTGCCGATGGTCACGGAGGACGTCATCGAGGTCGCAGACCGGATCAGCGTAGGACTCGGCATGATCACGGCGGTCCCCGAGGGCTGATGTCTAGGTAATTCTGTCAGGTGGACGGAGCTTGTCAGTGGTCGAACGTGGCCCATTTCAGGGCTGCCGACAGTACGAGCCCCGGTCTCACCTAGACCCCGTCCTTGGCTTTGGCCTGCTGGTACATCCTGCTGTTCTGCGCAGTGATCTCCGTTCGGGGCCCCCGCCGACAGCTCGCTTCTTATACGCCTCTCCGTCATGCCATCTCGCGGGCATCCGGACATAAAGCATCGAAAACGCTTCGCGGCATCCTACGCGAGTCTCGTCGGAGCATTGACCCCGCGCAGCGCACGGCCTACGGTGTCGAGCCAGGACGAGAAGGAAATCGATTACTGCCACATGGGAGTGCGCACGTATGAGACAGCTCGACCACACCGACGCCCGTCATGTCGCGATGCCGCTGGGCGGCATCGGCACCGGCAACGTCGCCCTCTGCGCCGATGGCGCGCTGCGGCAATGGCAGCTGCAGGGCGTCGGGAACCACGGCGGCGACCTGCCGCACACCTTCTTCGCCGTGCGCGCCCAGCACCCCGAGCCGCCGCTGGACTCGACCCGCATCCTGCAGGCACCGCCCCCGCCTCCGGAGGCGCCGGGCACCCCGCTGGTGACCGACGATCACGTCCCCGACTGGCAGCGTGAGCTGCTGGGGCGCCACGGCGGAGCGCGAGCCACCCGCTTCCGTGCCACCTATCCCGTCGCCGAGGTCGACTACGAGCTCGACGTCCCGCTGGACGTGCACCTGCAGGCCTTCACCCCGCTCATCCCGCAGGACGTCGACCGCAGCTCCCTGCCGGCCGCGCTGTTCACGATCACCCTGACCAACACCGGCACCGTGGCGATGACCGCTCGGCTGGGTGCGGCGATGCAGAACCCCGTCGGCCACGACGGCACCACGGCACCCGACGGGGTCCGCGCCGCCGGCTACGGCGGCAACACCAACCGCGTGCGGCGCCATGACGGCTGGACCGCGCTGGTGCTGGAGAACGCCGGCCTCGACCCGTCCGCCCCGGGCGCCGGGCAGGCCGTGCTGACCTGCGACCACCCCGCGACCACGGCCCTGCCGCAGTGGGAGGATCCCGGCGAGTTCCTCGACTTCCTCCACGCCCGCACCGGCCACGTCGAGCGCCCGTCGCCTCCGGGGCAGGGGCACCTGCCCGATCACCATCCCGGCGTGCCCCGCGGCGCCCACGGCCCCAGCCCGCACGGCGCCACCTGGAACGGCGGGCTCGCCGCCCCGGTGCACCTCGAGCCCGGTGCCTCCGCCACGATCCGCCTCGCGATGACCTGGTACTTCCCGAACCGCTACGTCGACTTCCCCCAGGGCGGGGCCTTCGCCGCACAGTCCGCGCCGACCCGGCTCTGGCTCGGCAACCACTACGCCACGCTCCATGCGGACGCACTCGCCGTCGCCGAGCAGGTCCAGCGGGAGTGGGAGGACCTCGAAGCCGCCACCCGCTGCTGGACCGACCTGCTGACGGACTCCGGCCTCGACGAGGAGGCCGTCGAGCACCTCGCCGCCCAGGCCGTCGTGCTGCGCAGCCCGACCTGCTTCCACGCCGCCGACGGGACCTTCTACGGCTTCGAAGGCGTCAACGGCGCCTCGACCGGCGGGCATGCCGGCGTCGTCGGCGGATCCTGCCCATTGAACTGCACCCACGTGTGGAACTACGCCCACGCCCTCGCAGCCCTGTTCCCCACCCTGGAACGCTCGATGCGCGAGACGGAGCTGGACGTGCTGCAGGCCCCGGACGGCTCCGTCCCGCACCGCGTCATCGCCCCCACCTCCCTGCCGCAGCTGTGGAACCGCCCCATCGGCGGACCGCTCACCCCGGCCCTGGACGGCATGCTCGGCGTGCTCCTGAAGACCTACCGCGAACTGCGCTCCGGCGCGATCGACGACGCCTGGCTCGACCAGCGCTGGGAGCACCTGACCCGACTGCTGGCCCATATCCGCACCACCTGGGACCCGGAGGCCACCGGCGTGCTGCGCGGCATCCAGCCCAGCACCCACGACATCGACCTCGCCGGCGCCAACACCTTCATGGGCACCCTCTGGCTCGCAGCCCTGCGCGCCGTCGAGGAGATGTCCCGTCCCCGCGGCGAACACACGGAGGCCGACGAACTCCGCGCCCTGTTCGAGCGGGGCAGCGCCGCCTACGACGAGCTGCTGTTCACGGGGGAGTACTACGTCCAGGAGCTCGAGGAGGGCCCCGAACGCCCCTTCCAGTGGGGCGAAGGCTGCCTCGCCGACCAGTTGATCGGCCAGTGGTGGGCCCATGAGCTGGACCTCGGCCACCTGCTGCCGGTGGACCACGTGCGCTCCGCGCTGCAGGCGATCGTGCGCCACAACCTCCGCCACGGCTTCGCGGACCTCGAGCACGACTTCCGGGCCTTCGCCGACGGCGACGACACCGGGTTGCTGGTGTGCACCTGGCCCCGCGGCGGCCGCCCGGCCACCCCACTGCGCTACGCCGACGAGGTATGGACCGGCACCGAGCAGCAGGTCGCCGCCCACTGCCTGCGCGAGGGCCTGGCCGACGAGGCAACGGCGATCCTGCGCGGGCTGCGGGACCGCTACGACGGCAGACGCCGCAACCCCTACAACCACATCGAGTGCGGCGACCACTACGTGCGCTCCTTGGCGGGCTGGACCCTCCTGGACGCCGCCACCGGACGCTCCTGGGACGCCCGCACCGGCGCACTGCGCCTGGACCGGCCGACGGGCGGGACCCGGGTGCCGCTGCTGACCGGCACCGGCTGGGGCTATGCGCACGCCGTCGGGGACGCCGTCGAGGTCGTCACCCTCGGCGGGCAGCTCCCCGTGCGCTCCACCTCCTGGACCGGCGCCTCATGACCACCGCCCCGCGCCCGACCCGCCGCGGGGCCCTCGGCGGGATGGGCCTGGGCGCGCTCGCCGCCGGTCTGGCCGCCTGCGGCGGGGACCCCGGCGCCGCCACCGAGGGTGCCGGCGGCGACGCCGTCGAGTTCGTCTTCCTCGGCGACGTCAACCAGCGCAAACAGTTCGAGCAGCTCTTCGCCGAGTTCGGTGAGCAGCACCCCGAGATCGCCCTGCAGGCGGTGGCGAAGTCCGGCTCCTGGGCGCAGTTCACCTACGCCGTCGCCACCCAGATAGCCGGCGGACAGCCGCCCGACATCATCCAGATGGCCACCGAGGGGCAGCGCCTGTTCGCCTCCAAGGGTGTGCTCGCCCCGTTGGATCAGCTGATCGCCCGCGACCAGGACGAGGTCGAGGACTACTACGACGACATCCACGACAACCTGCGCCTGTGGTCGCAGAAGTACGGCTCGCCCGACGGCAGCACCTACTACATGCCCGGCGGCTACAACCCGATCGTGCAGTACTGCCGCACCGACCTCCTCGACCGGGCCGGCGTGGAGCTGCCCGAGGACGGCTTCAGCTGGAGCGATCTGATGGAGGCCGGCCGCCGGCTCAAGGCCCAGGGGGTCTTCCTGATGACCGTCGAGCAGGGCTACTGGCACGACGTGCTTCCTTGGCTGACCAACAACGGCACCTCGAGCCTCGATGAGGACTGGGCCACCGCGACCATCAACAGCCCCGAGGCGATCGAGGCCGCCGCCTTCGCCCGGGAGCTGGTCGCCAAGGGCTACTCGCCCGAGCCCGGCGGCACGTACGACGCGCCGTCCCTGATGCAGAACGGGCAGCTGGCCGCCTTCCACGACGGCGCCTACGGGATGGTCAACGCCGCGCGCATCGAGCTGACCGACGCGATCCGCATGGTGCCCTTCCCCCACAACGGCGTCCACGGCTCGCCCGTCGGCTGGGACGCCTGGGACATCACCGAGGCCTCCGAGCGCGCCGACGAGGCGTGGGTGTTCATCAAGTACCTGATGTCCGTCGAGGGCGCGTCGTTCTTCGCCCGCGCCGGCGGCACCATCGTCCCCGCCCGGCATTCGGTCGCCACCTCAGACGCCTTCCTCGAGGGCGCCCCTGAGGGTGCGCTGTGCCTGGTCGACGCCCTGGAGACGGCCACCCCGGTGCCTTCCCCGGAGCGCGGCCCCGAGATCCAGGACATCGTCGAGGAGGGCTGGCTGCAGATCATCGCCGGATACGCCGAGCCCGAGCGCCAGCTGAAGCGCACCTACGACAAGATCGGACCGCTGCTGTGAGCGCCGCGGCCGCACTGCCCACGCCGAGCCCCGCGGCCCCGTCGCCGGGGCGGCCGCGACGCCGCGACCTGCGTCAGAACTGGCTGGGGTACGTCTTCCTCAGCCCGGCGGCGCTGCTGTTCGTGCTGTTCATCGGTGGCCCGTTCCTGGTCGCGATCGCGCTCAGCCTGTACTCCTGGGACCTGCTGACCCCGCCGGAGTTCGTGGGGCTGGAGAATTTCACGACGCTGCTGCAGGACCCGGTGCTGATCCAGGCCTTCGCCAACACCTTCCTGTTCGCGTTCGCCTCGGTGCTCACCCATGTCGTCGGCGCGCTGCTGCTGGCCCTGGCCGTCAACGCGCTCGCGAGCCGCGTCGTCTCCTACCTGGTGCGCACCGCCGTATTCTTCCCCTTCATCATCTCCTGGGCTGCGGTGGCGCTGCTGTGGCAGTACATGCTCGATCCCGGCTTCGGGGTGATCACCCACTACATCGACCGGATCGGCCTCACCCCGCCGGACTGGTTCCTCGACCCCGCCTGGGCACTGCCGGCGATCATCGGGATCGACTTCTGGCACACCCTGGGGTTCACGTTCATCATCATGCTGGCCGGCCTGCAGACCGTTCCGAAGCAGCTGATCGAGGCGGCGCAGACCGACGGGGCGGGCCGGCGCCAGGTGTTCTGGCACGTCACCGTGCCGATGATGTCCCCCACCCTGTTCTTCGCCATGGTGGTCACCTTCATCGGGGCGTTCCAGATCTTCGACCCGATCCAGATCATCACCGGCGGCGGCCCCGACGACGCAACGCTGACGCTGGTGATGTACCTGTACGAGCAGGGATTCCAGTCCTTCCGGATCGGCTACGCCTCCGCCGTGGCGTTCCTCGTGTTCGTGGTGATCATGGCGGTGACGCTGCTGCAGTTCTGGGGCGCCAGGAAGTGGGTGCATCAGCAGTGAGCACGACGAACCCGGGGACCACGACGACGACGCGGACGGACACGACGCCTCCCCCCGCGGGTGCGCCCTCGACCCGGCGCCGCGGGCCGCGGCCCGGCAGGATCGCGCTGAACCTCGCGCTGCTGGTCTTCGCCGCGATCATGGCGGCACCCCTGGTGTGGCTGATCTCCACCAGTCTCACCGACCCGGCCGAGGCGTTCCGAATCCCGCCGAACTGGCTGCCGATCGGCACCACCACGGAGAACTTCCGCGCGGTGGGCGAGCTGATCCCGGTCGGGCAGATGGCCCTGAACAGCGTGATGGTCGCCGTGATCACCACCGGCGGCTCGCTGATCGTCAGCGTGCTGGCGGCCTACGCCTTCTCCCGCTTCGAGTTCCGCGGCCGCTCCAGCGCGTTCCTCATCATGCTCAGCGCGATGATGGTGCCCGCGCAGCTGCTGATCATCCCGGTGTTCATCCTGATGCGCACCCTGGGACTGGTGGACACCCTGGTCGCACTGTGGCTGCCCGGACTGATCCACGTGTTCTCGATCTTCTTCCTGCGCCAGTACTTCAACTCCATCCCCCGCGACCTCGACGAGGCGGCGATCCTCGACGGCGCCGGGCACCTGTGGATCCTGTTCCGGATGCTGGTGCCGCTGTCCGGCCCGGCACTGTCGGCGCTGGCGATCCTGGTGTTCGAAGCCTCCTGGAACAACTACTTCGCCCCGCTGATCTTCCTCAGCACGCCGGAGAACATGACGCTGCCCCTGGGCCTGGTGGCGCTGCAGGATGCCCAGGCGGGAGCGGCCCCGGCGACGGTGTTCGCCGCGATCACCATGATCGTACTGCCGGTGCTGATCGTGTTCCTGATCTTCCAGCGGCAGTTCGTGGCCAGCATCGCCACCGCCGGGGTGCGGGGCTGAGGCATGGCGGAATCCGTCAGGGGTGGGGCCCGCGCGGCGCCGGTCGGCACCGGGGCTGGTGTCGCCGGTGTCGGCGGTGGTGCCGGGCTCGGCGATGCCGGTGTCGCCGGTGCTGGCGGTGGCGCCTGGTCAGGGGTCGAGGCGGGTGCCGGCTCCGCCGCGACGGCCGAGACGGGGTCCGACCCGCTGTCTGAGACGGGGGTGGGTGGC from Brachybacterium sacelli includes the following:
- a CDS encoding NAD-dependent epimerase/dehydratase family protein, with protein sequence MRIAVTGAAGRVGRAVAQELVDRGHQVLGIDRVPAASPAVGMEYLTDDLVNLPAQDPRLANLDAVAHLGAYMSWDSEQADAVFSANVTGTHRLIRALEGSRVSRFILASTGEVYPENAPEYQPLDEQHPRRPRTWYGVSKVLAEDLVEFASTHAGWATVVLRFSHTQDPAEVLNPDSFFSGPRFFASRRIGRERAAGRAAVVAALEPASHDDGTLLVAHREDGAPVQMGILATADLAHGVVLALEAGTTAHEVIGLGPDTSADLAQFSRDLAGAAGLRTVDVTFPSDAAPSYTTSNVRAHELLGFSPEVGHEEFVRLAAEAHARR
- a CDS encoding FAD-dependent oxidoreductase, with the protein product MRHIKEDVDIVVVGGGLAGTSAAVAAARLGSRVALVTNRPVLGGNSSSEIRVWVVGATAHGTQRFARETGIMGELFLENQFRNPQGNPYYWDQTVLDLVRAEPNISLHLNTDVRTLDMEGEGVIRSVTGWTMGSEIETELSAPVFLDCTGDGLVGHLAGAQYRVGRESQDEYGETWAPEQADRELLGSSLFFYTHDTGAPEKFVPPNIAKDISKTPIPRNRIIRTGDNGCNYWWIEWGGEVDTVDENERIRDELWSVVYGIWDHIKNSGDFDADTLTLEWVGAIPGKREYRRFLGDYVLTQQDILQQRSFPDAVAFGGWSIDLHPVEGVYAEKPGAQQRYSNGTYAIPYRSLYSRNVDNLLFAGRNISASHIAFGSTRVMATCSTLGQAAGTAAHLSAHLGTTPRALGQDHLPELLRTLHREDAPVIGLHATDDEDLARSATITASSELTTIDTVPSASSDRFPLDRDVALVVPVDPALESITLRATAEAPASTTVELWDTGKPQNYVPVARIAATQVEVPVGEGEVTARFDWAPETPRNAVLVVSATPGVALHLTDGNPYGLLALTRKQAWDAQFDHQIPSEEGELVTQWEARPLRGRSFAGRIAPDTNAYRAAAVADGYQRPYGGPHLWSSEAVFAPAGQTDRASDVALDAMAAPSLTLRWDAPVRIGSVRIVLNDDVDTDLINLHHHRTKDEVMPTLVRDYRLEGSVDGEWRELAGVRDNRIRHRIHDVSAGEYDALRLVVEGTNGSPYAMVQAIKVYANPSARTTLP
- a CDS encoding MFS transporter, coding for MTQGSDATADVAPRPSPHEGHPQPLGKVVIAAGAGHFVEWFDFGLYGTLATAISLHFFKAGDTHAALLSAFAVFGAGFVMRPLGGLFFGSMGDRLGRRTTLALVVLITSVATALMGVLPTWQNIGVIAPILLVILRLVQGFAAGGESSGATALLAEYAPPNRRGFVSSFVDVFGFLAFVVGAGLVLAFTALLGEDALNSWGWRALFLVAVPLGLVSLYLRMKLEDTPEFRAVKEKGKVVGNPLRTSLQTSWKALLFCVCFVVVKAVGHWTLQTFMPSYLQTELGYSAISSYGALVIGLLFIMLMVPLFGLLSDTVGRRPVMIAGCAGFIVFTYPTLTLMSSGHFLAAAGALIILGVFMAAFDGAMSAAMAELFPTNIRYGSMAIAYNISVAVFGGITPFFATFLITSTGNTFAPAFYVMAAALVTLIAVLRARETYDAPLAIE
- a CDS encoding proline racemase family protein, coding for MDRERVVELIDTQSGGDVSRIVTAGIEPLPGRSALEKARYLQSEGDGLRRLLLSEPYGDPAMSVDLIVEPGHPEAQAGYIIMEAMGYPMYSGSNTICAATALLQSGMIEMTEGLQDVVLESPAGLARITARNVGGRVESITTQGEPAYVAERGLSVDVPHYGRVEFDLVWSGAYFAMIHAADHGFELTPDEQIALTAFGDAFVRTARPGLRQEHPTLGDVGPLPFVHFMGRVRTLENGKVESRSATYVHPGVICRSPTGTGTSARLALMAGQGDLGPGDTLETISPRGNRFLGTVIGDTVVGDFPAWNSTITGRARLMAHSRITVDLDDPLVDASDLELLLSP